A region of Pseudomonas marginalis DNA encodes the following proteins:
- the plsY gene encoding glycerol-3-phosphate 1-O-acyltransferase PlsY: protein MFWSLAILAYLLGSLSFAILLSRLTGNPDPRMSGSGNAGATNMLRLAGKKLAVLTLLGDVCKGLLPVLIASLAGLTLQQQAWVGVCAVLGHLFPLYFRFRGGKGVATAAGMLLGIYPPAALLAVLAWLLTFYLTRTSSLAALIATPLTLPLLAWQEPAALLPMSVLTLLIVWRHRGNLRDLFAGRERHF from the coding sequence ATGTTTTGGTCACTGGCGATTCTCGCCTACCTGCTCGGCTCGCTGTCCTTCGCCATTTTGCTCAGCCGCCTGACGGGAAATCCCGACCCGCGAATGAGTGGTTCAGGCAATGCCGGCGCCACCAATATGTTGCGCCTGGCCGGCAAGAAGCTCGCCGTACTGACGCTGCTGGGCGACGTATGCAAGGGCCTGTTGCCCGTACTGATCGCCAGCCTCGCCGGCCTGACCCTACAGCAGCAGGCCTGGGTGGGCGTGTGCGCCGTCCTCGGCCATCTGTTTCCCCTGTACTTCCGTTTTCGCGGTGGTAAAGGTGTCGCCACGGCAGCCGGCATGCTGCTGGGGATCTACCCGCCGGCGGCGTTGCTGGCCGTGCTCGCCTGGCTGCTGACGTTCTACCTGACCCGCACCAGCTCGCTGGCAGCTCTGATCGCCACACCGCTCACCCTGCCGTTGCTGGCCTGGCAGGAACCGGCGGCGCTGCTGCCGATGAGCGTGCTGACACTGCTGATCGTCTGGCGACACCGGGGCAATCTACGCGACCTGTTTGCCGGGCGCGAACGGCATTTTTAA
- a CDS encoding multifunctional CCA addition/repair protein, with protein sequence MKIYKVGGAVRDRLLGIKVTDVDRVVVGASTEEMLAKGFKPVGSDFPVFLDPKNGDEYALARTERKSGRGYGGFVFHASPEVTLEEDLIRRDLTINAMAEDDDGNLTDPYHGQRDLESRILRHVSPAFAEDPLRVLRVARFAARYAHLGFTVAPETLELMRQLSESGELEALTPERSWKEISRALMEDQPQVFIQILRDCNALKTLMPEVDALFGVPQPEAHHPEIDTGVHTLGVLEQAALHKQPLTVRWACLLHDLGKGLTPVDKLPQHIAHEHRGLKLIKAVNERFKVPRDCQELALLVGQYHTHGHRALELKASTLLELLQSFDVYRRPQRFEEFVVACEMDARGRKGLERRSYPQADYLRGAAKAAREVAVSPLLERGFKGPELGEALKRERLRALKAYKELHKPL encoded by the coding sequence ATGAAAATCTACAAAGTCGGCGGCGCCGTGCGTGACCGCCTGCTGGGCATCAAGGTCACCGATGTCGACCGCGTGGTCGTCGGCGCGAGCACCGAAGAGATGCTCGCCAAGGGCTTCAAGCCAGTGGGTTCGGACTTCCCGGTGTTCCTGGACCCGAAAAACGGCGATGAGTACGCCCTGGCCCGCACCGAGCGCAAGAGTGGTCGGGGTTACGGTGGTTTTGTGTTTCACGCCAGCCCCGAGGTGACGCTGGAAGAAGACCTGATCCGTCGCGACCTGACCATCAACGCCATGGCCGAAGACGACGACGGTAACTTGACTGATCCGTATCACGGCCAGCGCGACCTTGAGTCCCGCATACTTCGTCACGTTTCCCCCGCATTCGCCGAAGATCCACTCAGAGTTCTGCGTGTCGCCCGTTTTGCCGCGCGCTACGCACACCTGGGTTTTACGGTAGCACCGGAGACACTGGAGCTGATGCGTCAACTCAGCGAGTCCGGTGAATTGGAAGCCCTGACCCCGGAGCGCAGCTGGAAAGAAATCTCCAGGGCGTTGATGGAAGATCAGCCCCAGGTGTTTATCCAGATACTTCGGGACTGTAATGCGCTGAAAACCTTGATGCCGGAAGTCGATGCATTGTTCGGCGTGCCACAGCCCGAAGCCCATCACCCCGAGATAGATACTGGCGTGCACACCTTGGGCGTGCTGGAACAAGCTGCGTTGCACAAACAGCCCCTGACCGTACGCTGGGCCTGCCTGCTGCATGACCTGGGCAAGGGCCTGACGCCTGTGGATAAGTTACCGCAGCACATCGCTCATGAGCATCGAGGCTTGAAGCTGATCAAGGCCGTCAATGAGCGCTTCAAAGTGCCAAGGGATTGCCAGGAATTGGCGCTGTTGGTGGGCCAGTATCACACCCACGGTCATCGCGCGCTGGAGCTGAAAGCCTCGACGTTGCTGGAGTTGCTGCAAAGTTTTGACGTATACCGCAGGCCACAGCGCTTTGAGGAGTTTGTGGTCGCCTGCGAAATGGATGCCCGGGGCCGCAAGGGGCTGGAGCGAAGAAGTTATCCACAGGCGGATTACTTACGCGGCGCGGCGAAAGCAGCGCGCGAGGTTGCTGTTTCGCCACTGCTTGAGCGGGGATTCAAGGGGCCGGAGTTGGGCGAGGCGCTCAAGCGTGAACGACTCAGGGCACTCAAAGCCTACAAGGAACTACACAAACCCTTGTAG
- the rsmA gene encoding 16S rRNA (adenine(1518)-N(6)/adenine(1519)-N(6))-dimethyltransferase RsmA → MTEHYQHRARKRFGQNFLHDAGVIDRILRSIHAKPEDRLLEIGPGQGALTQGLLASGGQLDVVELDKDLIPILNQQFAGKPNFNLHQGDALKFDFNTLNAAPNSLRVVGNLPYNISTPLIFHLLNNAGIIRDMHFMLQKEVVERLAAGPGGGDWGRLSIMVQYHCRVEHLFNVGPGAFNPPPKVDSAIVRLVPHAVLPHPAKDHKLLERVVREAFNQRRKTLRNTLKALLSNAEIEAAGVDGSLRPEQLDLAAFVRLADQLAIQPAPVAD, encoded by the coding sequence ATGACCGAGCATTACCAACACCGGGCGCGCAAGCGCTTCGGGCAAAACTTCCTGCACGACGCAGGCGTGATCGACCGTATCCTGCGCTCCATCCATGCCAAGCCAGAAGACCGCCTGCTGGAAATCGGCCCGGGCCAGGGCGCGCTGACCCAAGGCTTGCTCGCCAGTGGCGGCCAACTGGACGTGGTGGAACTGGACAAGGACCTGATCCCGATCCTCAACCAGCAGTTCGCCGGCAAGCCCAACTTCAACCTGCATCAGGGCGATGCACTGAAGTTCGACTTCAATACCCTCAACGCCGCGCCTAATAGCCTGCGTGTGGTGGGTAACCTGCCGTACAACATCTCCACACCGCTGATTTTCCACCTGCTGAACAACGCCGGGATCATCCGCGACATGCACTTCATGCTGCAAAAAGAAGTGGTGGAACGCCTGGCTGCCGGCCCTGGTGGTGGTGATTGGGGCCGATTGTCGATCATGGTTCAGTACCACTGCCGCGTCGAACACCTGTTCAATGTCGGCCCGGGCGCATTCAACCCGCCGCCGAAGGTCGATTCGGCCATCGTGCGCCTGGTGCCTCACGCCGTGCTGCCACACCCGGCCAAGGATCACAAATTGCTGGAACGCGTGGTGCGTGAGGCGTTCAACCAGCGCCGCAAGACCCTGCGCAACACACTCAAGGCCCTGCTGAGCAACGCCGAGATCGAAGCAGCCGGCGTCGACGGCAGCCTGCGTCCCGAGCAACTGGACCTCGCCGCGTTCGTGCGCCTGGCCGACCAACTTGCCATCCAGCCTGCGCCAGTCGCCGACTGA
- a CDS encoding PrkA family serine protein kinase: MSIFSHFQQRFASTQQEELTLQEYLELCKQDRSTYASAAERLLLAIGEPELVETANNSRLSRIFSNKVIRRYPAFEDFHGMEECIDQIVSYFRHAAQGLEEKKQILYLLGPVGGGKSSLAEKLKQLIEKVPFYAIKGSPVFESPLGLFNATEDGAILEEDFGIPRRYLNTIMSPWATKRLAEFGGDISQFRVVKLYPSILNQIGVAKTEPGDENNQDISALVGKVDIRKLEEFPQNDADAYSYSGALCRANQGLMEFVEMFKAPIKVLHPLLTATQEGNYNSTEGLGAIPFTGILLAHSNESEWHTFRNNKNNEAFIDRIYIVKVPYCLRVSDEIKIYDKLLFNSSLAKAHCAPDTLKMLAQFTVLSRLKEPENSNIYSKMRVYDGENLKDTDPKAKSIQEYRDTAGVDEGMNGLSTRFAFKILSKVFNFDPHEIAANPVHLLYVLEQQIEQEQFQAETRERYLRFLKEYLAPRYIEFIGKEIQTAYLESYSEYGQNIFDRYVLYADFWIQDQEYRDPETGEILNRVALNEELEKIEKPAGISNPKDFRNEIVNFVLRARANNNGKNPTWLSYEKLRVVIEKKMFSNTEDLLPVISFNAKASKEDQQKHNDFVTRMVERGYTDKQVRLLSEWYLRVRKSQ; this comes from the coding sequence ATGAGTATTTTCAGCCACTTCCAACAACGCTTCGCGTCCACACAGCAGGAAGAACTCACGCTGCAAGAGTATCTCGAGCTGTGCAAGCAGGACCGCAGCACCTACGCATCTGCCGCCGAACGCCTGTTATTGGCGATCGGCGAGCCGGAGCTGGTGGAAACCGCCAATAATTCGCGCCTGTCGCGAATATTTTCCAACAAGGTGATCCGCCGCTATCCGGCCTTTGAAGACTTCCATGGGATGGAAGAATGCATCGACCAGATCGTCTCCTACTTCCGCCACGCCGCCCAAGGCCTGGAAGAGAAGAAACAGATCCTCTACCTGCTCGGCCCCGTTGGCGGTGGTAAATCGTCCCTCGCCGAAAAACTCAAGCAACTGATCGAGAAGGTGCCCTTCTACGCCATCAAGGGCTCGCCGGTCTTCGAATCGCCCCTGGGCCTGTTCAACGCCACGGAAGATGGCGCGATCCTCGAAGAAGACTTCGGTATCCCACGACGCTACCTCAACACCATCATGTCGCCCTGGGCCACCAAGCGCCTGGCCGAGTTCGGCGGCGACATCAGCCAGTTCCGCGTGGTGAAACTCTACCCGTCGATCCTCAATCAGATCGGCGTGGCCAAGACCGAACCGGGCGATGAGAACAACCAGGACATCTCGGCGCTGGTGGGCAAGGTCGATATCCGCAAGCTGGAGGAATTCCCGCAGAACGACGCCGACGCCTACAGCTACTCGGGCGCGTTGTGCCGGGCCAACCAGGGCCTGATGGAATTCGTGGAAATGTTCAAGGCGCCGATCAAGGTGCTGCACCCACTGCTCACCGCCACCCAGGAAGGCAACTACAACAGTACCGAAGGCCTGGGCGCGATTCCGTTCACCGGGATCCTGCTGGCCCACTCCAACGAATCGGAATGGCACACCTTCCGCAACAACAAGAACAATGAAGCCTTCATCGACCGGATCTACATCGTCAAGGTGCCGTACTGCCTGCGGGTCAGCGATGAAATCAAGATCTACGACAAGCTGCTGTTCAACAGCTCCCTGGCCAAGGCCCACTGCGCACCCGACACACTGAAGATGCTCGCCCAGTTCACCGTGCTGTCGCGTCTCAAGGAGCCGGAAAACTCGAATATCTATTCGAAGATGCGCGTGTACGACGGCGAGAACCTCAAGGACACCGATCCCAAGGCCAAGTCGATCCAGGAATATCGCGACACAGCGGGCGTGGATGAAGGCATGAACGGCCTGTCGACGCGCTTTGCGTTCAAGATCCTGTCCAAGGTCTTCAATTTCGACCCCCATGAGATCGCCGCCAACCCGGTGCACCTGCTGTATGTGCTGGAGCAGCAGATCGAACAGGAACAATTCCAGGCCGAAACCCGCGAACGCTACCTGCGCTTCCTCAAGGAATACCTCGCGCCGCGCTACATCGAGTTTATCGGCAAGGAAATTCAGACCGCGTACCTGGAGTCCTACAGCGAGTACGGCCAGAACATCTTCGACCGCTACGTGCTGTATGCGGACTTCTGGATCCAGGACCAGGAATACCGCGACCCGGAAACCGGCGAAATCCTCAACCGCGTAGCCCTCAACGAAGAATTGGAGAAGATCGAGAAACCCGCCGGCATCAGCAATCCGAAGGATTTCCGCAACGAAATCGTCAACTTCGTACTGCGTGCCCGCGCTAACAACAACGGCAAGAACCCTACCTGGCTCAGCTACGAGAAGCTGCGGGTGGTCATCGAGAAGAAAATGTTCTCCAACACCGAGGATCTGCTGCCGGTCATCAGCTTCAATGCCAAGGCCAGCAAGGAGGACCAGCAAAAACACAACGACTTCGTCACACGAATGGTCGAGCGCGGCTACACCGACAAACAGGTACGACTGCTCTCCGAGTGGTACCTGCGGGTACGCAAATCGCAGTAA
- the glpE gene encoding thiosulfate sulfurtransferase GlpE: MSEFKRIPPEQAQALREQGAVVVDIRDQPTYAAAHIAGAQHLDNVNIADFIRAADLDAPLIVACYHGNSSQSAAAYLVSQGFSDVYSLDGGFELWRTTYPAEIASGDSQ; this comes from the coding sequence ATGAGCGAATTCAAACGTATCCCTCCCGAACAAGCCCAGGCCCTGCGCGAGCAAGGTGCAGTGGTGGTCGATATCCGCGACCAGCCTACTTACGCCGCCGCCCATATCGCTGGCGCCCAGCATCTGGACAACGTCAACATCGCTGATTTCATCCGTGCCGCCGACCTTGATGCACCGCTGATCGTGGCCTGCTACCACGGCAATTCCAGCCAGAGCGCAGCCGCCTATCTGGTCAGCCAGGGCTTCTCCGACGTCTACAGCCTGGACGGCGGCTTTGAGCTGTGGCGTACGACGTATCCTGCAGAAATTGCCTCCGGCGATTCGCAATAA
- a CDS encoding SpoVR family protein, with translation MTAKKETKRQPISTGSEWTFELIQAYDREISRIAAGYALDTYPNQIEVITAEQMMDAYASVGMPLGYHHWSYGKHFLSTEKSYTRGQMGLAYEIVINSDPCIAYLMEENTICMQALVVAHACYGHNSFFKGNYLFRTWTDASSIIDYLVFAKQYIMQCEERHGIDAVEDLLDSCHALMNYGVDRYKRPYPISAEEERLRQKEREEHLQKQINDLWRTIPKRAGKNSDKDNARFPSEPQENILYFLEKHAPLLEPWQREIVRIVRKIAQYFYPQRQTQVMNEGWATFWHYTLMNDLYDEGLVTDGFMMEFLTSHTSVVFQPGFDSPYYSGINPYALGFAMYRDIRRMCEHPTDEDRRWFPEIAGSDWLSTIKFAMSSFKDESFILQYLSPQVIRDLKLFSILDDDLKDDLVVPAIHDEPGYRTIRETLAAQYNLGNREPNVQIYSIDVRGDRSLTLRHQQHDRKPLGESTEEVLKHLHRLWGFDIHLETLQGDQVMKTHHVPPRNDHNDNDYGRLDLAVVHL, from the coding sequence ATGACCGCCAAAAAAGAGACTAAGCGCCAACCCATTTCCACCGGCTCCGAGTGGACCTTTGAACTGATCCAGGCCTATGACCGGGAAATCAGCCGCATCGCGGCGGGTTATGCCCTGGACACCTACCCCAACCAGATCGAAGTGATCACGGCCGAACAGATGATGGATGCCTATGCTTCCGTCGGCATGCCCCTGGGTTACCACCACTGGTCGTACGGCAAACACTTCCTCAGTACCGAAAAGTCGTACACCCGGGGGCAGATGGGGCTGGCCTACGAGATCGTGATCAACTCCGACCCGTGCATCGCCTACCTGATGGAAGAAAACACCATCTGCATGCAGGCGCTGGTGGTGGCCCATGCCTGCTATGGGCACAACAGCTTCTTCAAGGGCAACTATCTGTTCCGCACCTGGACCGACGCCAGCTCGATCATCGATTACCTGGTGTTTGCCAAGCAGTACATCATGCAGTGCGAGGAGCGCCACGGTATCGACGCCGTGGAGGACTTGCTCGACTCCTGCCATGCCCTGATGAACTATGGCGTCGACCGCTACAAGCGCCCGTACCCTATTTCTGCCGAGGAAGAGCGCCTGCGCCAGAAGGAGCGCGAAGAGCACCTGCAGAAGCAGATCAACGACCTGTGGCGCACCATTCCCAAACGCGCCGGCAAGAACAGCGACAAGGACAACGCGCGATTCCCCTCCGAACCACAGGAAAACATCCTGTACTTCCTGGAAAAGCACGCACCGCTGCTGGAGCCGTGGCAACGGGAAATCGTGCGTATCGTACGCAAGATCGCCCAGTACTTTTACCCACAGCGCCAGACCCAGGTGATGAACGAAGGTTGGGCGACGTTCTGGCACTACACGCTGATGAACGACCTGTACGACGAAGGCCTGGTCACCGACGGCTTCATGATGGAGTTCCTGACGTCCCACACCAGCGTGGTGTTCCAACCCGGCTTCGACAGCCCGTATTACAGCGGGATCAACCCTTACGCGCTGGGTTTTGCCATGTACCGCGATATTCGGCGCATGTGCGAACACCCCACCGATGAGGACCGCCGCTGGTTCCCGGAAATCGCCGGCAGTGACTGGCTGTCGACGATCAAGTTCGCCATGAGCAGCTTCAAGGATGAGAGCTTTATCCTGCAGTACCTCTCACCCCAGGTGATCCGCGACCTCAAACTGTTCAGCATCCTGGATGATGACCTCAAGGATGACCTGGTGGTGCCGGCCATCCACGATGAACCCGGCTACCGCACCATCCGTGAAACCCTGGCGGCGCAATACAACCTGGGCAACCGTGAGCCCAACGTGCAGATCTACAGCATCGATGTGCGCGGCGACCGCTCGCTGACCCTGCGCCACCAGCAGCACGACCGCAAACCCCTGGGCGAATCCACCGAAGAAGTGCTCAAGCACCTGCATCGGCTCTGGGGCTTCGACATCCACCTGGAAACCCTGCAGGGCGACCAAGTGATGAAGACCCACCATGTACCACCGCGCAACGATCACAACGACAACGACTACGGCCGCCTGGACCTGGCCGTCGTTCATCTCTGA
- a CDS encoding symmetrical bis(5'-nucleosyl)-tetraphosphatase, translating into MATYAVGDLQGCLEPLKCLLERVAFDPANDRLWLVGDLVNRGPESLETLRYLYSLRDSLVCVLGNHDLHLLAAGNNIERLKKGDTLREILEAPDRAQLLDWLRRQKIMHYDESRNMALVHAGIPPQWTLKKALKCAAEVENALADDSLYTAYLDGMYGNEPVKWDNDLTGVARLRVITNYFTRMRFCTAEGKLDLKSKEGADTALPGYKPWFAHKERKTRDTRIIFGHWAALEGKCDEPGVFALDTGCVWGGAMTLMNIDTGERHGCQCQPTPPVTLPAAAKP; encoded by the coding sequence ATGGCAACGTACGCGGTCGGCGACCTGCAAGGCTGTCTGGAGCCTCTCAAGTGCCTGCTTGAACGGGTGGCCTTCGACCCGGCCAACGATCGCCTGTGGCTGGTCGGCGACCTGGTCAATCGCGGCCCCGAGTCCCTGGAAACGCTACGTTACCTGTATAGCCTGCGGGATTCCCTGGTGTGCGTACTGGGCAACCATGACCTGCACCTGCTGGCGGCCGGCAATAACATCGAGCGCCTGAAAAAGGGCGATACCCTGCGCGAAATCCTCGAAGCGCCAGATCGCGCACAACTGCTTGACTGGCTGCGTCGGCAAAAGATCATGCATTACGACGAAAGCCGCAATATGGCCTTGGTCCATGCCGGTATCCCGCCGCAGTGGACGCTGAAAAAAGCCCTCAAGTGCGCCGCCGAAGTCGAAAACGCCCTGGCCGATGACAGCCTGTACACCGCCTACCTCGACGGCATGTATGGCAACGAGCCAGTGAAGTGGGACAACGACCTTACCGGCGTCGCCCGCCTGCGGGTGATTACCAACTATTTCACACGCATGCGCTTCTGCACCGCCGAGGGCAAGCTGGACCTCAAGAGCAAGGAAGGCGCCGACACGGCACTGCCCGGCTACAAACCATGGTTTGCCCACAAGGAACGCAAGACCCGCGACACCAGGATCATCTTTGGTCACTGGGCCGCCCTTGAAGGCAAGTGCGACGAACCTGGCGTGTTTGCCCTCGACACCGGCTGCGTGTGGGGCGGCGCCATGACCCTGATGAACATCGACACCGGCGAGCGCCACGGCTGCCAGTGCCAACCCACTCCTCCCGTTACCCTGCCGGCTGCAGCCAAGCCATAG
- the folB gene encoding dihydroneopterin aldolase, producing MDRVFIEGLEVDTVIGAYDWERGIRQCLRLDLSFAWDNRPAAAGDDLALALDYASVSARIQAFAEQSQYQLVETFAERLAEVLMSEFQIPWLHLKLTKPGAVPAAKGVGVEIERGCR from the coding sequence TTGGACAGAGTGTTTATCGAAGGCCTGGAAGTCGACACCGTGATCGGGGCCTACGACTGGGAGCGCGGGATCCGCCAATGCCTGCGCCTGGACCTGAGCTTCGCTTGGGATAACCGCCCGGCTGCGGCTGGCGACGACCTGGCCCTGGCACTGGATTACGCCAGTGTGTCCGCGCGGATCCAGGCCTTTGCCGAGCAGTCCCAGTACCAGCTGGTCGAGACCTTTGCCGAACGCCTGGCCGAAGTGCTGATGAGCGAGTTCCAGATTCCCTGGCTGCACCTCAAGCTGACCAAGCCCGGCGCAGTGCCGGCTGCCAAGGGTGTAGGCGTGGAGATTGAGCGCGGATGTCGCTGA
- the folK gene encoding 2-amino-4-hydroxy-6-hydroxymethyldihydropteridine diphosphokinase, translating into MSLTQVYLGLGSNIEREPHLRAGLDALASFLTDMRCSAVFESQPVGIKSGPFFNLVVSAYTDLSLMELDRRLKSIEADNGRYAPDRKGLPLDIDVLLYGELVGDFDGLILPRAEILKNAFVLWPLSMMAPDRVHPEAGKTMAALWRDAQIDQVLAPVGFEWQGQQLTPDSLLQGFV; encoded by the coding sequence ATGTCGCTGACTCAGGTTTACCTTGGCCTCGGTAGTAATATCGAGCGCGAGCCCCACCTGCGCGCCGGTCTCGACGCGTTGGCGAGTTTCCTTACGGATATGCGCTGCTCGGCGGTGTTCGAGAGCCAGCCGGTGGGCATCAAAAGCGGGCCATTCTTCAATCTGGTGGTGTCGGCCTATACCGACCTGTCATTGATGGAGTTGGATCGTCGGTTGAAATCCATCGAGGCTGACAATGGCCGCTATGCGCCGGATCGCAAAGGCCTGCCGCTGGATATCGACGTGCTGCTGTACGGCGAGTTGGTGGGTGACTTCGATGGTTTGATCCTGCCGCGGGCGGAGATCCTGAAAAATGCCTTTGTGCTGTGGCCGCTGTCGATGATGGCGCCGGACCGGGTGCACCCTGAAGCGGGCAAGACGATGGCTGCGTTGTGGCGTGATGCTCAGATTGATCAGGTGCTGGCGCCTGTCGGGTTTGAATGGCAGGGCCAGCAACTCACCCCGGACTCGCTCCTACAAGGGTTTGTGTAG
- the apaG gene encoding Co2+/Mg2+ efflux protein ApaG, whose amino-acid sequence MSDPRYQIDVSVVTRFLADQSQPEQNRFAFAYTITVKNNGQVPAKLLSRHWVITDGDGQVEEVRGAGVVGQQPLIDIGASHTYSSGTVMTSKVGTMQGSYQMKATDGKLFDAIIKPFRLAVPGALH is encoded by the coding sequence ATGTCCGATCCTCGCTACCAGATCGACGTCAGCGTCGTCACCCGCTTCCTCGCGGACCAATCGCAACCTGAACAGAACCGCTTCGCCTTTGCCTACACCATCACGGTGAAAAACAACGGGCAGGTGCCGGCCAAGCTGCTGTCACGCCACTGGGTGATCACCGACGGTGACGGTCAGGTCGAGGAAGTTCGCGGCGCAGGCGTTGTCGGCCAGCAACCGTTGATCGACATTGGCGCCAGCCACACTTACAGCAGCGGCACGGTAATGACCTCCAAGGTCGGCACCATGCAAGGCTCGTATCAGATGAAAGCCACTGATGGCAAACTGTTCGACGCCATCATCAAGCCTTTCCGCCTCGCCGTACCAGGCGCCCTGCACTGA
- a CDS encoding YeaH/YhbH family protein → MSYVIDRRLNGKNKSTVNRQRFLRRYRDHIKKAVEEAVSRRSITDMEHGEQISIPGRDIDEPVLHHGRGGKQTVVHPGNKEFTTGEHIQRPQGGGGGKGPGKAGNSGEGMDEFVFQITQEEFLEFMFEDLELPNLVKRNLTGTDTFKTVRAGISNEGNPSRINIIRTLRSAHARRIALSGSSRAKLRTAKEELARLKREEPDNFGDIQEIEAEIEKLSARIHRVPFLDTFDLKYNLLVKQPNPSSKAVMFCLMDVSGSMTQATKDIAKRFFILLYLFLKRNYDKIDVVFIRHHTSAREVDEEEFFYSRETGGTIVSSALKLMQEIMAERYPANEWNIYAAQASDGDNWNDDSPICRDILINHIMPFVQYYTYVEITPREHQALWFEYERIGEAFADTFAQQQLVSAGDIYPVFRELFQRRLVT, encoded by the coding sequence ATGAGCTATGTGATCGACCGACGCCTTAATGGCAAGAACAAGAGCACGGTAAACCGCCAGCGTTTCCTGCGGCGTTACCGTGACCACATCAAAAAGGCCGTTGAAGAGGCCGTCAGCCGCCGCTCCATTACAGACATGGAGCATGGCGAACAAATCAGCATTCCCGGACGCGACATCGACGAACCGGTGCTGCACCACGGCCGGGGCGGCAAGCAGACCGTCGTACACCCCGGCAATAAAGAGTTCACCACCGGCGAGCATATCCAGCGCCCGCAGGGCGGTGGCGGTGGCAAAGGCCCGGGCAAGGCCGGTAACTCCGGCGAAGGCATGGACGAGTTCGTGTTCCAGATCACCCAGGAAGAATTCCTCGAGTTCATGTTCGAAGACCTGGAACTGCCCAACCTGGTGAAGCGTAACCTGACCGGCACCGATACCTTCAAGACCGTACGCGCCGGGATCAGCAACGAAGGCAACCCCTCTCGAATCAACATCATCCGCACGCTGCGCTCGGCCCATGCACGGCGTATCGCCCTGTCGGGCAGCAGCCGCGCCAAATTGAGGACGGCAAAGGAAGAGTTGGCGCGTTTAAAGCGCGAAGAGCCAGACAACTTCGGCGATATCCAGGAAATCGAGGCGGAAATAGAGAAACTCAGCGCGCGTATCCACCGCGTGCCGTTCCTCGATACCTTTGACCTCAAGTACAACCTGCTGGTCAAGCAGCCCAACCCCAGCTCAAAAGCCGTGATGTTCTGCCTGATGGACGTGTCAGGCTCAATGACCCAGGCGACCAAGGACATCGCCAAGCGTTTCTTTATCCTGCTGTACCTGTTCCTGAAGCGGAACTACGACAAGATCGACGTGGTGTTCATCCGCCATCACACCAGCGCACGGGAAGTGGATGAGGAGGAGTTCTTCTACTCGAGGGAAACCGGCGGCACCATCGTGTCCAGCGCCTTGAAGCTGATGCAGGAGATCATGGCCGAGCGCTACCCGGCCAACGAGTGGAATATCTACGCGGCCCAGGCCTCCGACGGCGACAACTGGAACGACGATTCGCCGATCTGTCGCGACATCCTGATCAACCACATCATGCCGTTTGTGCAGTACTACACTTACGTCGAAATCACCCCCCGTGAGCACCAGGCCCTGTGGTTTGAATACGAGCGCATCGGCGAAGCCTTTGCCGACACGTTCGCCCAGCAGCAACTGGTCTCGGCCGGCGATATCTATCCGGTCTTCCGTGAACTCTTCCAGCGCAGGTTAGTGACATGA